From the Deinococcus aetherius genome, the window CCGCGCCAAGACGACGAAAAGAGGCAGTTCGGCCCAAAGGTGTCCCACCCGGTCGGCCCAAAGGTATCCCACGAACGGCCCAAACCTGTCCCACTGTCACGGGTTGTCTCAGACGGTCTTTTTCAGGAACGGCCCAAAGGTATCCCACCACGGGACGGCCCAGATCGGGACTTCAGGGCGAGCCCGAGGCTCAAAACGGCCCAAAGGTGTCCCATGTGCACACCGGGTTTCCGGGCCGCCGCGCCTCGCGGTGCCATTGGGGAACAACCGGCAGGGCGTGCGCGAGGAGGGCGCCGCCTTCACGAGAGCCGGTCATCGGGAGTGCCGCCGACGGACCTTTCATCCGGCTCCTCAGGTCGTGGTCTCCTGATCGGCCAGGCGCCGCAACTGCTCCCCTGCGTCCCGGGTCACCAGCCCTCCGTGGTAGCAGAGGATGGTCTGTACGTCGAGTTCGGCGAGTTTACGCACCGAGGCGCGGGCCGCCCGCATGTCCGGCGTCGCTCGCTCTATCGGCCCCGCGAGCTGCCCGTCGCGGGCGACGAGGGCGTCCCCGCTGATCAGGGTCCGGCTCTTCTCCAGGTACAGGCTGAGGTGCCCCGGCGTGTGCCCGGGGGTAAAGACCACCCGCACGCCCCCGGCCAGGTCGAGCCGCTCGCCGTCGTGCAGCCGCCGCGTGACGGGGACGGGCTCGGCCCCCCGCTCGAAGAGTTCGCGCATCCGGGGCGGCATGGAGGCCAGCATCGCCTCACGCACCTCGGGTGGGGGCATCTTGGCGGGGGGAAGCCGACCCTCGATGTAGGGCGCCTCGACCTCGTGCGCCAGAACCTCGGCCCCGCTCGCCCGCACCACGTCCGCCAGCGAGCCGATGTGGTCGAGGTCCTGGTGGGTGAGGATGACCCGGCGCAGGTCCCGCACCCCCACCCCGACCTCCGCGAGCGCCGCCAGGGTGGCCCCGAGCTGGCCGGGCACACCGCTGTCCACGAGGGTGTGGCCCTGCTCAGGGTCGAGGATCAGGGCGAGGTGGAGTGTGGTGGGCCCGCCCATCAGGGTGGTCTCCAGGGGCAGCACGGCGAGGTCGTCGTTGACGCGCATGGGGGCCAGGATGCGCCGGGGGCGGGGGGCTCGGCGACGCGCCCGCTCACACTTCATCCCGGGGCCAAAGGGAAGGGGCCGATCCGTGCAGGACCAGCCCCTCCGGTTGCCCGGGTAGCTCAGTCGGAGGGGTGGAGGGCGGGAACTTCCCCCATCCTCGGTTCGCCGCGCCCGCCTTGGCGCAGGGGAAGCGCCGGGATGAACAGCGTGACGCTGAAGCCGACCAGGGTGATGAGGATGAAGGTGCCGAACATCCTCGTCACCGCTGCCGTGAAGCCCTGCTTCATGCTGCCACATCACGCTGATGCGGGAAGCCACGAGCGACCCGGCGAGCGAGGAGCAGACCATCCACGCCCTGGAGGCGGCGGGGGCCGAGCAGGTCGATACCGGGTACCTGCGGCGGTTCGGCCCGGTGAAGGCCGAGGTGGCCCCGGAGCGGCTCGACCACGTCCGCGCCCTGGAGGTCGTTCAGGCGGTGAAGGAGCTCGGCGGCATGCGCGCCATCTCGCCGGGAGAGCTTCGGCCGCCGGTTCCCGATCTGTCCGGGTCGGCGGCGAGGCCCGTGCAGGCAGAACCGGCGCGCTACGTCCGTCCCGGCGAACACGCTGACAGCGGTGGGGGAACTGTCGTCCGGGATGGTTGGTGGCGGTTTAACAGGACTTTGTCACTCTGGGGCGGCGCTCAGCCGCCCCTCGCCGTAGTGACCGATCTTGGCGGGTGTGCCCGTCCCTCATAACTGGCAGCGGTTCTTTTCGGACTTCCTGTCTCCCTGTCTGAAAACCCTCGACCACCCCAATCAGCGCACCTGCCTGCCCAGATACGTCCGGGGCCTCCTCGCCCCACTGGAGCGGAAGAGCACCGAGCCCATCGCCGAACACCTCGGTGTGGATGACCAGCGCCTCCATCACTTCCTGAATGTCAGCCCCTGGGAGACGGACCCGCTTGAACGCCTCCTGGCCGAACGCGCTCAGTCCCTCTGCGGTGGGAAGAGCGGCGTGCTGATCATTGACGACACTGCCCTGCCCAAGAGTGGGGAGCACAGCGTCGTCGTCACTCACCAGTACTGTGGTGCGCTGGGGAAACTCGCCAACTGTCAGGCCCTCGTGACTCTCACACTGGCTGACCAGCGCGTCTTCGCGCCGCTCGGCATGCGGCTGTTCTTCCCTAAAGGTTGGACCGACGATCCAGAGCGTTGCCGCATCGCGGGTGTGCCCGAGGGACTCCAAACGTACAAGTCGAAAGGTGACCTCGCCCTGGAAGAACTCGACCGCGTGCGGGCGCAGGGTGTCACCTTTCGGGTCGTGCTGGCTGACGCGGGGTATGGCGTCAGCAAAGAATTCCGCCAAGCACTTACTACCCGGGGTCTCACCTGGGCGGTGGGCATTGTCGGTCACCAGAAGGTGTTTGGTGAGCACGTGACCGTCCACGACCCACCACCGAAGGCCCAGGTCAAGGGGCGACCTGGCAAGCATCCGATCCCCAGTGAACAGGCACGTCCCGTCAGGGACGTGCTTCACGCCTTGCCGCCCTATCGCTGGCACACCGTCAAGGGTGGGAAGAAGTCGCGCTGGGTGGTCGTGCGAGCACGCATCGCCAATGGGGTTGAGGATGCGCGTGGACGCCATTTACCCGGCGAGCTGGTGTGGATCGTCGGGGAGAAACGGCGGGGGGGCGAGATCAAGTACTACGTGACGAACCACTCACCAACAACGTCGAAAGCGCAGCTTGTGCGAGACCTTAAGGCACGCTGGGCATGCGAAACGCTGCACCAACAGGCGAAGGAGGAACTGGGACTCGATCACTTCGAGGGTCGGTCCTGGCGGGGCCTGACCCATCACGTCGCCTTGGTGCTGCTGACGATGCTGTTCTTGCAGACCGTGCGGGCCACAACCTGCGGCACTGGACTGGCCCAGTTTTGTGGGCAAAGCTGACTGGAGACTCGACTCAGGGGGAGTGTACGACGGCGGGCAAGGCGGTGGGTGGTGCCCACCGTCCTGCGAACTCGTCCGGGGTGAGGTAGGCCAGGGAAGAGTGCGGCCTGGCGCTGTTATAGAAGGTCCGCCAACCGTCCAGCAGCACCCGGGCGTGCCGGGCGGAGTGAAAGACCTCCAGGTTCAGCAACTCGTCCCGTCAGCGGGCATGGAAGCTCTCGGCCATGCCGTTTTGCCAGGGCTTGCCAGGATCGATGTCCCGAGTGCCCACCTCCTGTACGGTTAGCCAGACCTTCAGGTCATGGGCGATGAACTCGGGGCCGTTGTCGCTGCGGATGAAGGCGGGCACGCCCCGTTCCCGCATCACCTCGACCAGGACGGCCTTCACGTCCACCGACGTGAAGGCCGTCCCACAACGCAGGGCCAGCGATTGCCGGGTGAACTCGTCCGTCAGGGTCAGGATTTTCAGGGGTTGCCCGGTCAGGGTCTGGTCGAAGACGAAATCATAGGTCCACACCTGATTCGGCTGCTCGGCGCGCAGGGGAACGTGCTGTCCGGTGCGGATTTTCTTTGCCTTGCGGCGGGTGGGAACAGCGAGGCCTTCGCTCTTCCAGAGACGATGCACAGTCTTGCAGTTCACCTGCACCCCCTCCCGGCGCAGCGTGGCGTGGACACGACGGCATCCCCAGCGGGGATGCTTGCAGGCCAACGTCCTGATCTGCTCTCGGAGCCTTTCGTCATGCCGGGGATGGGGGCGGTAGGACAGCGACGAGCGGGGTAGACCGACCAGCTCGCACGCCCGCTGCTGTCGGACATTTTTGCGGACCAGGAATTGTGCGGCCTCCCCGCGCTCGGGGGCCGTCAACGCTTTTTTGCCAGAATCTCTTTCATCCCCTCCAGCTCCAGGCGCTGCTGGCCCACCAGCTTCAAGAGCCGCTCGTTTTCGCGTTCGAGCTGACGGAGCCGCCGGGTTTCAATCACGGTGGCATCGCCGTATTTGGCCTTCCAGGTGGAGAAGGAGGCCGTGCTGCACTCAGCTTCTCGGCACAGCTCCTCCACCGACTTCTCGCCCTTTTTGGCGTCTTGGAGCAGCTTGATGATCCGTTCCTCACTGAACCGCTTCTGCTTCATGGGTCATCCTCGCTTTCCAGCCGAGGCAAGGGGAAGCCCCCTTCCCCGGCCGTGGGGCGAGCCGATGATCTCCAGTCAGTTTCGCCCAGTTTTTGGGGGGCAGACCAGCACCGCGCGGGTCGTGACCTTGCCACAGGCACGCCGAGCGGCGAGCCGGACCCTGGAGGAGGTCCGGCTCAGTCGGTGTCCGCATTGTGGGGAACAGGTGCGGAGAGTACCCCCATGAGCCCGAATAGAAGTGACAAAGTCCTGTTAATAGGTCCTGGGGAATTGGGTTGCAAGTCCCGGTTCCCCAGGCAGGCCCCTCGTGGTTAGGGCACCTGAGCCTGAAAGCACACCTCGACCGTGGTCCCGGCAGTGAAGGGAAGGATGTTGATGCCGAGGACCCGGCTGCTGGAGGTGTAGGTCGCGGTGTCGCTGTCGCTGGCAAGGGTGGCGTAGGTGTACGACGTGCCCGCGTTGCGGGTGATCCGAACGTCCTGGCCCGTGCCGTAGCTGTTCGTCAGGGGGACGAGCGGGGAGGGGATGACGTCACGCAAGGTGGCGGTCGTGGCGTCCGCGTAGCCAGTTCCCGCGTGGGCGGCGGTGAGGCAGTATTCGACTGTCTCGCCCGGCTTGGCGCTCACGGCGGCGGTGCCGAGCGTGCCGCTTTGGGTGACGTTGCGTTGGCGCTTGTTGATGGTGCCGGTGATGGCGTTATTCACCGTGAGGGTGGCGGTGCCCACTACCGCGTTAGTGCCCGCCGTGCTCACCACTCCCCCTACCGCGATGGTATTTACCTTGCTGCCAGTAGAGTTCGCGGTGACGTCGAAGCTCAACGTACACCCGCCGCCGGGGATGCTCGTGCCCGACGCCAGGGTCACGCTGCCGCTGCCCGCTGTCGCCGTGACAGTAGCCGCCCCTCCTGTGCTCGACGTGCAGGTGGTCGAGGGATTAGGCGTGCTGGCAACGACGACCCCAGTGGGCAGAGTGTCCGTCACCGCGCTGCGCATATAGAAGGGCGTGGGGTTGGTGTTGCCGAAAGTCAGGGTGACGCGGCTGTTCTGGTTGACCAACACGGTAGCGGAGTTGAAGCTCTTGGCAATGGTAGGTGGGTCCGGCGTGTTGCCGCAGTCGGTCATGTCGGTGAGGTTTGCTGCGCTGCCGAGCACCGTGGTGGCGCCGCTGCTGGTGTTCAGCAAGACGGTGCCGGAACTGCCGGTGCTCCCGCTGCTGAGGACTGTGCGGGCAGTCACGGGATCGTAGGAGATGCCGTTGTAGATCCCACGGGCCACGTTGGTGCCGCCCGACGTGATGCGCACGACCGAGGAACTGCTCAGCGCGGTGACGCCACTCGCGGCCACCGTGCCGAAGTTGGCGTAGAACATGCCGCCGCTGCCCGCTGCGGTGGTCTCGCCGTCTAGTAGAGCGTAGAGGGTGCTCCCGACGAAAACAATGTCGCCGTTGGTGGTGGTGGCGTTTGAAATGGCGGTCGTCGAGTTCTGCGCACCGTTGGCGAGGTTAAGGTCGATGGTACGCACCGTTGCGCCTGTGGAGGGGTTGACCTCCTGGAGCACGTAGTTTCCATAGAGCAGGTACAATTTCGGCGTTCCGGTCGAGTTGTCGAAGCTCGCTCCCACGTTCACGCTGGTCGTCGTTCCCCCGTTGCGAGTGGGAATAGTGACCGCTCCGATCTGGACGGGTGCAACGGTCGGCGTTTGTGGGTTGTAACGGTAGAGCGTGTTGGTCGTGGCAGCGCTGCGGTCAATGAAGTACAGTTGCCCGGTCACCGGGTTGAGTGCCGCCCCGTTGATGGCGGTGAAACTCGTGGTGTAGGTGCCCGTCACCGCCCCAGACTGGGCGTCCACCCAGTTGATGCCTGTGGAGGTCAGGGCATAGACGCTCGTGCACCCGCTCGCCGCCAGCGCCCCTCCCGACACGCACGCGGCCAGCCCCAGCAGCCGCAGGAACAAACGCTTCATCGCCTCTCTCCGGTCAGTTCGTCGATCATAAATTCGAGTCGCAGGTAGGCTCCGGCCCTGGTGGGTTCGGCAGTGATCGGTGTGAAGCCGCCGAAGTTGTACCCGACGGTCAGGGCCGCCTCCGGCATCACGCGGTATGTCCCTTCCACCCCGAAGGCGTGCTCCGCGCGGCCCAGCGACGGCTGGAACAGCCCCCGGTAGGCGGCCCCCACCCCGAAGCGGTCATTCAGCCAGTAGCGGGTGGCGAGCACCGCCTGGGCCGCGAAACCGTCCGCGTCTCCCGGCACGGCCCGCAGGGCGAGCTGCACCCGGTCCTGGGCCCGGACCCGGTCGCGGGTGGCGCTGACCTCGGCGCTCAGCTCGGTGCCCTCCCCGGTGCTCGTCAGGGTTCCGGCGCGCAGGCGGGCGTAGGCGGCGGCCTGGACTTCCTCGCCCCGGTAGGTGAACCCGGCGCCGTAACGGTGGCCGCTTCCATCCGCGCCGAACACGCTCAGGCCGTCGGCGGTGACCCCAACCGGTCGGTCCCCGGCCTGGAGCGTGTGGCTGACCGAGAAGCGCAGCGCGCCCGTCAGGCGGCCCTCGCCGTTCTGCACGCTGCGGCCGAGGTCCACCCCCGCCGTGGCGACGGTGCGGTCCGTGTTCACCCGAGCGTCCACGCTGGCCTGCTGCCCGGTGGGCCCGGCCCCGAGTTGCGCGCCGAGGTTCACGCCGGGGCGCAGGCTCCAGGTTGCCTGCACGCTGCCGCGCGCCTCGCCCTCGGCGGCCGGGGTGGTGGGCAGGGCGTACTCCAGGCTGGCGGTGTAGGGGCCGCTGCGTCCGGTGAGCACGGCGGCGGTGCTCACGGAGAAGTCGCCGTCCTGCCGCCGGGCCGAGAGGCGCATCCCGGCGGCAAGTTCGGTGCCCGCGTTCGGCGCGCTCGCCGGGAGGGGCAGGCGGCGCAGCAGCGTGGCGCCGTACTGGCCGTTGCCGGTGTCGAAGGCCTGCTGGGCGGCGAGCTGCGCCGTCCAGGGACCCCGGGTCAGCCGGGCGCCCGCACTGAGCCCCGTGCCCGCCAGGGTGCCCGTGCCCGTGAAGACGCCGAGCGTGTAGGCCTGCGCGTCCGAGGGGGTGTAGGTGGCGTCGAGCCCAGCGCGCAGCCCCGTGCCGCTCGCGTCCCGCAGGTAACGCAGGCTCGCTCCGACGCCGAAGGTCTTCGTGAGCGGCCGGGCGGCGGCTAGGGCGGCGCTATGGCCGGGGGTGCCGGTGGCGTCCACCCCGGCGTACCCCTCGTCCTCGTGGGTGGCGAGGGCGCTCCAGCGGGTGCCGAAGGTCACGCCGCCCGCCTCCAGCCGAGCGCGGGTGCCGCCCGCCGCGCCCGAGACCAGCAGGTCGGCCGTGGCGGTGTTCGGCCCGGTGAGGTCCTCGACCTGGAGCCGGGCCCCGACCGTGAGGTCCTCGCTACTCGCGTGGACGCCCGCGCTCGCGGTGAGCCGCGCCTCGCCCGCCCGGAACTCGCGCGTCACGGCGACCTGGGCGCCGGGGTCGATCTCCCCGCCCACCCCGGGACCGCGCGCGATCAGGCTGACGGTCGTATTCACGTCCGGCTGCGCCACCACGGCGCGCGGGAAGGTCACCACGCCCGCCTCGTCGGTCACGAAGTCCACCCCGCGCACGAGTTCCTTCTCGGTCGTCACGCCGTCCACGGTGACCTGCAGGAAGAGGCGGGCACGCTGGGGATCGATCTTCGCCGGAAGGCGCGACACCCGCGTGCCGTTCAGCGGCAGCGCCGCCTCGTGGGTATTGCCCGCGTAGGGGGCGAGGTAGGCGGTGACGCGCGTGTCCCCGTTTGTGCGGACGTTGAGGGTGTCCCCGCCGTCCGGGCGGCCAAACACTGGGTCCCGCGCGGCGCCCCGCGCGTAGGTCGCGGTGAAGCCGGGGTGGTCGTAGCGCGCC encodes:
- a CDS encoding MBL fold metallo-hydrolase, which encodes MRVNDDLAVLPLETTLMGGPTTLHLALILDPEQGHTLVDSGVPGQLGATLAALAEVGVGVRDLRRVILTHQDLDHIGSLADVVRASGAEVLAHEVEAPYIEGRLPPAKMPPPEVREAMLASMPPRMRELFERGAEPVPVTRRLHDGERLDLAGGVRVVFTPGHTPGHLSLYLEKSRTLISGDALVARDGQLAGPIERATPDMRAARASVRKLAELDVQTILCYHGGLVTRDAGEQLRRLADQETTT
- a CDS encoding integrase core domain-containing protein; the encoded protein is MLLDGWRTFYNSARPHSSLAYLTPDEFAGRWAPPTALPAVVHSP
- a CDS encoding IS3 family transposase, which codes for MTAPERGEAAQFLVRKNVRQQRACELVGLPRSSLSYRPHPRHDERLREQIRTLACKHPRWGCRRVHATLRREGVQVNCKTVHRLWKSEGLAVPTRRKAKKIRTGQHVPLRAEQPNQVWTYDFVFDQTLTGQPLKILTLTDEFTRQSLALRCGTAFTSVDVKAVLVEVMRERGVPAFIRSDNGPEFIAHDLKVWLTVQEVGTRDIDPGKPWQNGMAESFHAR
- a CDS encoding transposase — translated: MKQKRFSEERIIKLLQDAKKGEKSVEELCREAECSTASFSTWKAKYGDATVIETRRLRQLERENERLLKLVGQQRLELEGMKEILAKKR
- a CDS encoding DUF7933 domain-containing protein — encoded protein: MKRLFLRLLGLAACVSGGALAASGCTSVYALTSTGINWVDAQSGAVTGTYTTSFTAINGAALNPVTGQLYFIDRSAATTNTLYRYNPQTPTVAPVQIGAVTIPTRNGGTTTSVNVGASFDNSTGTPKLYLLYGNYVLQEVNPSTGATVRTIDLNLANGAQNSTTAISNATTTNGDIVFVGSTLYALLDGETTAAGSGGMFYANFGTVAASGVTALSSSSVVRITSGGTNVARGIYNGISYDPVTARTVLSSGSTGSSGTVLLNTSSGATTVLGSAANLTDMTDCGNTPDPPTIAKSFNSATVLVNQNSRVTLTFGNTNPTPFYMRSAVTDTLPTGVVVASTPNPSTTCTSSTGGAATVTATAGSGSVTLASGTSIPGGGCTLSFDVTANSTGSKVNTIAVGGVVSTAGTNAVVGTATLTVNNAITGTINKRQRNVTQSGTLGTAAVSAKPGETVEYCLTAAHAGTGYADATTATLRDVIPSPLVPLTNSYGTGQDVRITRNAGTSYTYATLASDSDTATYTSSSRVLGINILPFTAGTTVEVCFQAQVP
- a CDS encoding RHS repeat domain-containing protein produces the protein MPLTFSPLSLTLLLALGWAGAQGAAPPPPSAESGSAAAPAPTSAGRVTFTFTLPPRVTAALISLPLGDRVLPSSTWVNGQPAADPAVSSEGLTQWNVPGGTVALSFEVPGDLPASLTPGVAVQYDTGLTETLEGSAAYRTLPPRGAPATARDGLILSPAEGTGVRGRSSTNVTVRTPLNADVTLRVNGEEVPQARVGRRTDDPARGETTREFIGVPLRPGENTLTAVAGDVRDEVRVRAADVARGAVLRDVVARADGFTPITATVEVRDAAGERTVLPFVTVEDPGRLTLATPDADPGQSGMQLRVVDGQAEVRFSPLSGPVDTRLVLDVNGHRVELPMTVAADQHRTLIAAGAATLNSAGEGTLEARGTLEAPVGPGQLTVNLDSAGAHQGTPEYTRYPSLGDQSEERRPLEADGLLAARYDHPGFTATYARGAARDPVFGRPDGGDTLNVRTNGDTRVTAYLAPYAGNTHEAALPLNGTRVSRLPAKIDPQRARLFLQVTVDGVTTEKELVRGVDFVTDEAGVVTFPRAVVAQPDVNTTVSLIARGPGVGGEIDPGAQVAVTREFRAGEARLTASAGVHASSEDLTVGARLQVEDLTGPNTATADLLVSGAAGGTRARLEAGGVTFGTRWSALATHEDEGYAGVDATGTPGHSAALAAARPLTKTFGVGASLRYLRDASGTGLRAGLDATYTPSDAQAYTLGVFTGTGTLAGTGLSAGARLTRGPWTAQLAAQQAFDTGNGQYGATLLRRLPLPASAPNAGTELAAGMRLSARRQDGDFSVSTAAVLTGRSGPYTASLEYALPTTPAAEGEARGSVQATWSLRPGVNLGAQLGAGPTGQQASVDARVNTDRTVATAGVDLGRSVQNGEGRLTGALRFSVSHTLQAGDRPVGVTADGLSVFGADGSGHRYGAGFTYRGEEVQAAAYARLRAGTLTSTGEGTELSAEVSATRDRVRAQDRVQLALRAVPGDADGFAAQAVLATRYWLNDRFGVGAAYRGLFQPSLGRAEHAFGVEGTYRVMPEAALTVGYNFGGFTPITAEPTRAGAYLRLEFMIDELTGERR